One Ochotona princeps isolate mOchPri1 chromosome 25, mOchPri1.hap1, whole genome shotgun sequence genomic region harbors:
- the LOC131483322 gene encoding zinc finger protein 84-like — protein sequence MKTSCRPNFYLLIDQLNLEKRLHTRKKSYDCRECGKAFSCKSHFIRHQRTHTGEKPYECSECGKAFSVKSNLMGHQRIHTGEKPYECSECGKAFSDKSSIKSHQRIHTGEKPYECSQCGKAFIRKSNLISHLRIHSGEKPYECSECGKAFLRKSLLISHERIHTGEKPYECSECGKTFICKSHFIRHQRTHTGEKPYECSECGKAFSDKSSLMGHQRIHTGEKPYECSECGKAFSDKSSIRSHQRIHTGEKPYECSHCGKAFIRKSNLNTHLRIHSGEKPYECSECGKAFLRKSLLISHERIHTGEKPYECSECGKAFSCKSHFIRHQRTHTGEKPYERSECGKAFSRKSNLISHLRIHTGEKPYECSECGKAFSDKSSIKSHQRIHTGEKPYECSQCGKAFIRKSNLITHLRNHSGEKPYECSECGKAFSLKSNLNIHHRIHTGEKPY from the exons ATGAAAACCAGTTGTAGACCAAATTTTTACTTGTTAATTGACCAGTTGAACTTGGAAAAG AGATTGCACACAAGGAAAAAATCTTATGACtgtagggagtgtggaaaagctttttcttgtAAGTCACActtcattagacatcagagaacccacactggggaaaaaccttatgaatgtagtgaatgtgggaaAGCTTTTTCTGTTAAATCAAACCTAATggggcatcagagaatccacacaggggaaaaaccttatgaatgtagtgagtgtggaaaagctttttctgataAGTCAAGCATTAAATCACATCAAAGAATACatacaggtgaaaaaccttatgaatgtagtcagtgtggaaaagcttttattcgtaagtcaaacCTCATTTCTCATCTGAGAATCCACAGTGGGGAAAAACCTTacgaatgtagtgagtgtggaaaagcttttcttcgtAAGTCTCTCCTCATTAGCCAtgagagaatccacactggggaaaaaccttatgaatgtagtgagtgtggaaaaacttttatttgtaagtcacacTTCATTAGACATCAAAGaacccacacaggggaaaaaccttatgaatgtagtgagtgtgggaaagctttttcTGATAAGTCAAGCCTAATggggcatcagagaatccacacaggggaaaaaccttatgaatgtagtgagtgtggaaaagctttttctgataagtcaagcattagatcacatcaAAGAATACatacaggtgaaaaaccttatgaatgtagtcactgtggaaaagcttttattcgtaagtcaaacCTCAATACTCATCTGAGAATCCACAGTGGGGAAAAACCTTacgaatgtagtgaatgtggaaaagcttttcttcgtAAGTCACTCCTCATTAGCCAtgagagaatccacactggggaaaaaccttatgaatgtagtgagtgtggaaaagctttttcttgtAAGTCACActtcattagacatcagagaacccacactggggaaaaaccttatgaacgtagtgagtgtggaaaagctttttctcgtaAGTCAAACCTCATTTCTCATctgagaatccacacaggggaaaaaccttatgaatgtagtgagtgtggaaaagctttttctgataAGTCAAGCATTAAATCACATCAAAGAATACatacaggtgaaaaaccttatgaatgtagtcagtgtggaaaagcttttattcgtaagtcaaacCTCATTACTCATCTGAGAAACCATAGTGGGGAAAAACCTTacgaatgtagtgaatgtgggaaAGCTTTTTCTCTTAAGTCAAACCTCAATATTCATCatagaatccacactggggaaaaaccttactaa